In Pseudobacter ginsenosidimutans, the following are encoded in one genomic region:
- a CDS encoding T9SS type A sorting domain-containing protein, whose amino-acid sequence MKKTLLTSLALLMLVFAQAQFTVDPGVWKLVTIHGRTFKIFVPDDFATGSNYFFHVAFYGNGELNGTQLDSHVPGVWFNSQNNWDGSVHMNDSTVAKFIVFGVPNYGILPQLYADAIDSVFKVIGNKVDTSNRNYFSASGFSGGPGRMWSWLGQSNSPYRMVFRNTISMSPTWLGSDITARSSTGRHWVWYSSKDNNSGTPGPAAVALYQDIGSNEKLITNQWMQDSCHCRRIWDSCMSIKGLGTPHGGNAQSNRWRWLVDPADGISGGPSPDFGFAVAQLRQKTFNGKNYLYYLPDTANRTTLKHYFIFNTVDSSGKDSAYAVQRGLAKKYKDGWNGKIPLCTGDTAVFSMFTQLNDPAAKVVLEYGVQLALDSLPNHIFDTVSSRRSRNILTAIGLGANMQLSYLMNKFVGGQGTAFFRDNFGAYVSVDHSLNGNQNSNGWASIKTPLKSWWWTSNLSGYPFYASNSRISKDSADNRNPGALSRITEIAVSYSPITWDSAYSTARNSPSNNIFRWIIDTSECNVNPPVQSQWPFVIGQLRQKTYSGKNFLYYIPDTAQRASLKHYFIMNVIDAANKDSAWAVERGLAKKYLNGWNGKQPLCNGDTAVFTMIMQLQNPAGKADMELGFKLALDSLPDHIFDTTYSRRSRNVLTGIGLGANTQLTYLMNRFIFGQGSALWRKSFGVYISVDQSDNGNLNTAGWADIERPLKSWWWTSSTSGYPYMPYIARVGKDSADNYNPGPLTKLTEIPVSYSPVTWDSAYSTAGSSSSNNVFIWIADTTDCNGLMNLQAASLETLSAKLEQRIGINPNPVHHTLNINYSADAPGITVINILSVDGTVLQKRSMTSRIGMNRYEVNVQSFSKGQYIIQLRNGNTTITRKFIKL is encoded by the coding sequence ATGAAAAAAACATTACTCACCTCATTGGCATTGCTGATGCTGGTATTTGCGCAGGCGCAATTTACTGTCGACCCCGGCGTCTGGAAGCTCGTTACCATTCACGGCCGAACCTTCAAGATCTTTGTTCCCGATGATTTTGCCACAGGCAGTAATTATTTTTTCCATGTGGCTTTCTATGGAAACGGGGAATTGAACGGAACGCAGCTGGATTCGCATGTTCCCGGTGTATGGTTCAACAGCCAGAACAACTGGGATGGTTCTGTTCACATGAACGATAGTACTGTAGCAAAATTCATCGTTTTCGGAGTTCCGAATTATGGCATACTTCCACAACTGTATGCAGATGCGATCGATTCTGTATTCAAAGTGATCGGCAACAAAGTGGATACCTCCAACCGGAATTATTTTTCCGCCAGCGGATTTTCCGGAGGACCGGGAAGGATGTGGAGCTGGCTGGGCCAGAGCAATTCTCCATACAGGATGGTCTTCCGCAATACCATTTCTATGTCGCCAACCTGGCTGGGTTCAGATATTACAGCGAGAAGTTCTACAGGGAGGCACTGGGTATGGTATTCCAGCAAAGACAATAACAGCGGAACACCAGGACCAGCAGCCGTTGCCCTCTACCAGGATATCGGAAGCAATGAAAAATTGATCACCAATCAATGGATGCAGGATTCCTGTCATTGCCGGAGGATCTGGGACAGCTGTATGAGCATCAAAGGTCTTGGTACACCACACGGCGGCAATGCCCAAAGCAATCGCTGGCGCTGGTTGGTAGATCCCGCTGATGGGATCTCAGGAGGCCCTTCTCCCGATTTCGGATTTGCTGTGGCGCAGCTTCGTCAGAAAACATTCAATGGTAAGAATTATCTGTACTACCTACCGGATACGGCTAACCGTACAACACTCAAACATTATTTTATTTTCAATACAGTGGATTCTTCAGGGAAGGATTCCGCTTATGCAGTACAGAGAGGATTGGCAAAGAAATATAAAGATGGATGGAATGGGAAGATCCCGTTGTGCACAGGCGATACTGCAGTGTTCTCCATGTTCACGCAGTTGAATGATCCTGCTGCGAAAGTGGTGCTGGAATATGGCGTTCAACTGGCGCTTGACAGTCTTCCGAATCATATCTTCGATACTGTTTCATCACGAAGGAGCAGGAATATCTTAACTGCCATCGGCCTGGGCGCCAATATGCAGCTAAGCTATCTCATGAATAAATTTGTTGGTGGACAGGGGACTGCTTTCTTCAGGGATAATTTCGGCGCATATGTTTCTGTGGACCATTCTTTGAACGGCAATCAGAACAGCAATGGATGGGCTTCTATTAAAACACCATTGAAGAGCTGGTGGTGGACGAGTAATCTGAGCGGTTATCCTTTTTACGCATCCAATAGCAGGATCAGTAAAGATTCAGCGGATAATCGAAATCCGGGTGCACTCTCCAGGATCACCGAGATCGCTGTGAGTTATTCTCCCATTACCTGGGACAGCGCTTACAGTACGGCGCGCAATTCTCCTTCCAACAATATCTTCCGCTGGATCATCGATACCAGTGAATGCAACGTGAACCCGCCTGTACAATCTCAGTGGCCATTTGTGATCGGCCAATTGCGGCAGAAAACATACAGTGGCAAGAATTTCCTGTATTACATTCCCGACACTGCACAGCGCGCCTCACTTAAACACTATTTCATCATGAATGTGATCGATGCGGCAAACAAGGATTCCGCCTGGGCAGTGGAAAGAGGGCTCGCTAAAAAATACCTTAACGGATGGAATGGAAAACAACCGCTCTGCAATGGAGATACTGCCGTGTTCACGATGATCATGCAATTGCAGAATCCTGCGGGGAAAGCAGATATGGAGCTTGGGTTCAAATTGGCTTTGGATAGTCTGCCTGATCATATTTTTGATACAACTTATTCCCGCCGTTCACGCAATGTCCTTACGGGAATCGGTCTGGGCGCCAACACGCAGCTCACTTATCTGATGAACCGTTTCATATTCGGACAGGGAAGCGCCTTATGGAGAAAAAGTTTCGGCGTTTATATTTCAGTGGACCAGTCTGATAATGGAAATCTCAACACGGCGGGATGGGCAGATATAGAAAGACCACTGAAGAGCTGGTGGTGGACAAGCAGCACCAGTGGTTATCCCTACATGCCCTACATAGCCCGGGTTGGAAAGGATTCCGCTGATAATTATAATCCAGGACCATTGACGAAGCTGACTGAAATTCCGGTAAGCTATTCTCCCGTTACCTGGGATAGCGCCTATAGCACTGCCGGCAGTTCATCTTCCAATAATGTATTCATCTGGATCGCTGATACCACGGATTGCAACGGATTAATGAACCTGCAGGCTGCGTCTCTTGAAACGCTGTCTGCAAAATTGGAACAAAGAATTGGGATCAATCCGAATCCTGTTCATCATACATTGAATATAAATTATTCCGCTGATGCGCCGGGTATAACAGTGATCAATATCCTAAGTGTTGATGGAACAGTGTTGCAAAAAAGGTCGATGACCAGCAGAATAGGTATGAATAGATATGAGGTAAATGTGCAGTCATTTTCGAAGGGACAATACATTATTCAGTTAAGGAATGGCAATACAACTATTACAAGGAAGTTCATAAAGTTGTAG
- a CDS encoding MutS-related protein: MNLITDEQTIGDIRIFGKREEGGIYDLYNQTHTRGGQVVLEQMFRSPLSDKKMINERSSIISCFAQKNILFPFEAALFDMAEKYLVTDDQGKQAGTQSVLSEKDVANGVMAVIELMQLIRSFVERTEVLANEAWQPERIGILELLTDGAFEPVYREKAKARIAYGAVTAYDQLFRVREKAKIERLLALIYNLDVYLSVAGVARERKFVFAKAMEKGGAILKVKDVYHPGLTNPVANDISLHPEKNLIFLTGANMAGKSTFLRSLSTALYVAHMGFPVAAGAMEFSVMDGIYTTVNLPDNLGIGASHFYAEVLRVKKVAAELAMGKSLFIVFDELFRGTNVKDAHEATVAVSLAFARKKNSLFIISSHIVEAGEQLSMHPSVGFQYLPTRMEGITPEYTYKLEAGITADRHGMIIIRNEGILDTLKNGHKRTV, from the coding sequence ATGAACCTAATTACAGATGAACAAACGATCGGGGATATCCGGATCTTCGGAAAACGTGAAGAGGGAGGTATTTACGACCTGTACAACCAAACGCATACCCGTGGAGGGCAGGTAGTGCTGGAACAAATGTTCCGCTCACCGCTTTCAGATAAGAAAATGATCAATGAAAGAAGCAGCATCATCAGCTGTTTCGCGCAAAAGAATATACTATTCCCTTTCGAAGCTGCGCTCTTCGACATGGCGGAGAAATACCTTGTAACTGATGATCAGGGAAAGCAGGCAGGGACACAGTCTGTATTGAGTGAGAAGGACGTGGCCAATGGTGTAATGGCAGTGATCGAATTGATGCAGCTGATCAGGTCTTTTGTGGAAAGAACAGAAGTGCTTGCCAATGAAGCCTGGCAGCCCGAAAGGATCGGTATCCTGGAACTCCTTACAGACGGGGCTTTTGAGCCTGTGTACCGGGAAAAGGCAAAAGCCAGGATTGCTTATGGCGCTGTCACTGCCTATGACCAGTTATTCAGGGTACGGGAAAAGGCTAAGATCGAAAGATTACTTGCGCTCATCTATAACCTTGACGTATACCTGTCAGTGGCCGGGGTAGCAAGGGAGAGGAAATTTGTTTTTGCGAAGGCTATGGAGAAAGGCGGAGCAATATTAAAAGTGAAAGATGTGTATCATCCGGGATTGACCAATCCCGTGGCAAATGATATATCCCTGCATCCGGAAAAGAATCTGATCTTCCTCACCGGCGCAAATATGGCAGGGAAATCAACCTTTCTCCGTTCGTTGAGCACTGCTTTGTATGTTGCGCATATGGGATTCCCGGTAGCAGCCGGGGCAATGGAGTTTTCGGTTATGGATGGCATTTACACCACAGTTAATCTTCCGGATAATCTGGGAATTGGGGCCAGTCATTTCTATGCCGAAGTTTTGAGGGTGAAAAAGGTAGCTGCCGAATTGGCCATGGGCAAATCGCTATTCATTGTTTTTGATGAGTTGTTCCGTGGTACCAATGTAAAGGATGCGCATGAAGCAACGGTGGCAGTGAGTTTGGCTTTTGCCCGAAAGAAGAACAGCCTGTTCATCATTTCTTCCCATATCGTGGAAGCAGGAGAGCAATTATCGATGCATCCTTCCGTCGGTTTTCAATATCTGCCCACAAGAATGGAGGGGATTACTCCGGAGTACACCTATAAACTGGAAGCCGGAATTACTGCTGACCGTCATGGTATGATCATCATCCGTAATGAAGGTATCCTGGACACCTTGAAAAACGGTCATAAACGAACCGTGTGA
- a CDS encoding RagB/SusD family nutrient uptake outer membrane protein — translation MFRSIKKIAVVLIGLFSCLISSSCKKLLEVEAPINSITTKDVFSTDDQAEMAMAAMYSLMVNSDSYFSNGGVSIAGGLSADELYAYYGAAQSPLYQLNTNSLLADNAPTKEIWVSAYNIIYLANSIIEGIGESTATTLSVRARKQLTGEAKFIRALSFFYLTNLFGDVPLALTVDFNKTQRMARTPQQQVYNQIIDDLNAAQSALADDYSASGVLQERIRPNKWAAIALLARVHLYLKDYPQALTEAKSVIDQQGLFDLEDNPDNVFAPTSREAIWQLKQATDHPTTRNATKEGNAFIPSPWGTGPAFFCITEQLLNAFEPNDKRRVQWIAQTDNSSVAGMPPGITRFPHKYKLGLHNSVPGMDPSEYYTGLRLAEMYLIHAEAQANGAGGGPAAAIDDLNIIRHRADIELLPAGLTETQVKAAVEKERQTELFAEWGHRWLDLKRTGKAASMLSQIPLKQPWKGDDQLLYPIPPSELKVNSALKQNKGY, via the coding sequence ATGTTCAGGTCAATAAAAAAGATAGCGGTTGTTTTGATCGGGCTTTTCTCCTGCCTGATCAGTTCTTCCTGTAAAAAATTACTGGAGGTGGAAGCTCCCATCAATAGCATCACTACAAAGGATGTTTTCAGTACAGACGATCAGGCCGAAATGGCGATGGCCGCCATGTACTCCCTGATGGTGAATTCCGATAGTTATTTCAGCAATGGTGGCGTGTCCATTGCAGGAGGCTTATCGGCTGATGAGCTTTACGCTTATTATGGCGCTGCACAAAGTCCTTTATACCAACTCAACACCAATAGCCTGCTGGCAGACAATGCTCCAACAAAAGAGATTTGGGTTTCTGCCTACAATATCATTTACCTGGCCAATTCCATCATCGAAGGCATCGGTGAATCAACAGCCACCACGTTGAGTGTACGGGCAAGAAAGCAATTGACGGGTGAGGCGAAATTCATCCGCGCACTTTCATTCTTCTACCTTACTAATTTGTTTGGCGATGTTCCGCTGGCGCTGACGGTAGACTTCAATAAAACCCAGCGGATGGCAAGAACACCGCAACAGCAGGTGTACAACCAGATCATCGATGACCTGAATGCGGCACAGTCGGCACTCGCAGATGATTATTCCGCTTCAGGCGTTTTACAGGAAAGGATCCGTCCCAATAAATGGGCTGCCATTGCTTTGCTGGCCCGCGTTCATCTTTACCTGAAAGATTATCCGCAGGCGCTGACAGAAGCAAAGTCCGTGATCGATCAACAGGGATTGTTTGATCTTGAAGACAACCCCGATAATGTATTTGCTCCCACCAGCAGGGAGGCCATCTGGCAGCTGAAACAAGCAACCGATCATCCAACTACGAGAAATGCCACGAAAGAAGGTAATGCCTTCATCCCATCTCCCTGGGGCACGGGTCCGGCATTCTTTTGTATTACAGAACAATTGCTGAATGCTTTTGAACCCAATGATAAACGCCGTGTACAATGGATTGCCCAAACAGATAATTCCTCTGTAGCTGGAATGCCCCCGGGCATCACCCGGTTCCCTCATAAATACAAACTGGGCTTACACAATTCTGTTCCGGGAATGGATCCTTCTGAATATTATACCGGGCTCCGCCTTGCGGAAATGTACCTGATCCATGCAGAAGCGCAGGCCAATGGAGCAGGTGGAGGACCAGCCGCTGCCATTGATGATCTCAATATTATCCGGCACAGGGCAGATATAGAACTGCTTCCTGCAGGATTAACGGAAACTCAGGTAAAAGCTGCTGTTGAAAAAGAAAGACAAACGGAATTATTTGCAGAATGGGGCCATCGCTGGCTTGACCTCAAACGTACCGGTAAGGCAGCATCAATGCTTTCCCAGATCCCATTGAAACAGCCCTGGAAGGGAGATGATCAGTTGTTGTATCCAATCCCGCCATCAGAATTGAAGGTGAATTCCGCGCTCAAGCAAAATAAGGGCTATTGA
- a CDS encoding ABC transporter ATP-binding protein, protein MSSILKIERLSHKYSSSWAIRDINIEISQTGVIGLLGSNGAGKSTTMNILCGVLNQTEGNVYINGSDTRQDPENAKANIGFLPQQPPVYTDLTVDEYLTYAAELRSVEKSKLRAAVNEAKERTGITHFSRRLIGNLSGGYKQRVGIAQAIVHRPKLVVMDEPTNGLDPNQLIEARKLIREIAVDHTVLLSSHILSEIQLLCREIIMIEAGRIIFSDSMDAFNNYAQPNTLLVRFENPPSVTDLQQVTGIPRVEYLSNGQARIYFDGDKTVTEKIVTASVQLGWKLQEIHLEKGLLDDIFKQLSNQSPN, encoded by the coding sequence ATGAGCAGTATATTGAAAATTGAGCGGCTGTCGCACAAATACAGCAGCTCCTGGGCGATCCGTGACATAAACATAGAGATCAGCCAGACCGGAGTTATCGGATTGTTGGGCTCAAACGGAGCGGGCAAGTCCACAACCATGAACATTCTCTGTGGTGTGCTGAACCAAACGGAAGGGAATGTATACATCAATGGCAGCGATACCAGGCAGGACCCCGAAAACGCCAAAGCCAATATTGGTTTTCTTCCCCAGCAACCACCCGTGTATACGGACCTTACTGTGGACGAATACCTCACCTACGCAGCGGAATTACGGTCAGTAGAAAAATCAAAACTAAGAGCGGCTGTGAATGAAGCGAAGGAACGAACCGGTATTACCCATTTCAGCAGAAGGCTGATCGGTAATCTCTCCGGCGGATACAAGCAAAGAGTAGGTATTGCCCAGGCCATCGTACACAGGCCCAAACTGGTGGTGATGGATGAACCCACCAATGGCCTGGACCCTAATCAACTGATTGAAGCAAGAAAGCTGATCAGGGAAATTGCAGTTGATCACACTGTTCTGCTGTCTTCTCATATCCTATCGGAAATACAGTTGCTCTGCAGGGAGATCATTATGATCGAAGCAGGAAGGATCATTTTTTCTGATTCGATGGATGCATTCAACAATTATGCACAACCGAATACATTGCTGGTGCGTTTTGAAAATCCTCCATCTGTAACGGACCTGCAGCAGGTAACGGGCATCCCCAGGGTGGAATACCTTAGTAATGGACAGGCGCGGATCTATTTTGATGGCGATAAAACCGTCACGGAAAAAATAGTAACGGCCAGTGTGCAGTTAGGTTGGAAGTTACAGGAAATACACCTGGAGAAAGGCCTGCTGGATGATATCTTCAAACAACTCTCTAATCAATCCCCCAATTAA
- a CDS encoding MutS-related protein, protein MNFSIDKQTLEELNLLGKFRQGSVYHLFNKVKTRGGERLLDEMFRHPLTIADQINERSNVFRFFQEADLPFPFDEQQLALMHEYIDSSSGSSAGMVLMKTAFKKVLSGLTRDERYRKSVQGLQASIVTLNRCDAFLGSVRGPLGAFDQRMAKIRKILNDKHLVNLRNLDIYGALPVRTLAFYEHLLQNRMRNEIEELMQFIYEIDLNISVSSVAKQRGFMYAVAFPPESNILSAGELRHPCIDGAVGNIVKMDGQQNVVFLTGANMAGKSTLMKSVGIALYMAHMGFPVAAAVMEFSVRDGLYSSINVADNIGLGYSHFYAEVVRVKQAADAAASGKRLLLMFDELFKGTNVKDAYDGTLAVTEAFSEYRECLFIVSTHIIEVGEALKQMGNIQFVFMPTIMEGVQPRYTYKLEQGITEDRQGMLIIRNEGILEMLES, encoded by the coding sequence ATGAATTTCAGTATCGATAAACAAACCCTGGAAGAATTGAACCTGCTGGGAAAGTTCCGCCAAGGATCTGTTTACCATCTTTTCAATAAAGTCAAAACGAGGGGAGGGGAGCGCCTCCTGGATGAAATGTTCAGGCATCCGTTGACGATTGCGGACCAGATCAATGAGCGCAGTAATGTGTTCCGCTTTTTCCAGGAAGCGGATCTGCCATTTCCTTTCGATGAGCAACAGCTGGCGCTAATGCATGAATATATCGATAGCAGTTCCGGGAGCTCTGCCGGAATGGTGTTGATGAAAACTGCGTTCAAAAAGGTGTTATCCGGTCTTACCCGTGACGAGAGATACAGGAAATCAGTTCAGGGCTTACAGGCGAGCATCGTAACGCTCAACAGGTGTGATGCTTTCCTCGGATCTGTCAGGGGACCTCTTGGAGCATTCGATCAGCGCATGGCGAAGATCAGGAAGATCCTGAACGATAAGCACCTGGTTAATCTCCGGAATCTGGATATTTATGGGGCACTTCCGGTCAGAACACTTGCTTTCTATGAGCATCTGCTTCAGAACAGGATGCGCAATGAAATAGAGGAATTGATGCAATTTATATATGAAATTGACCTGAACATTTCCGTTAGTTCTGTGGCAAAACAGAGAGGATTTATGTATGCAGTGGCCTTTCCTCCGGAGTCAAATATCCTGTCTGCCGGCGAGCTCAGGCATCCCTGCATCGATGGGGCGGTAGGGAATATCGTCAAGATGGATGGCCAACAGAATGTGGTTTTCTTAACCGGTGCTAATATGGCTGGTAAATCAACATTGATGAAGTCGGTTGGGATAGCGCTGTATATGGCGCATATGGGATTCCCTGTGGCCGCTGCTGTTATGGAATTCTCTGTAAGGGACGGACTTTATTCCTCCATCAATGTGGCAGATAATATCGGTTTGGGTTATAGTCATTTCTATGCCGAGGTGGTAAGAGTGAAGCAGGCCGCAGATGCGGCTGCCAGCGGAAAGCGACTGTTGCTGATGTTCGATGAACTGTTCAAGGGAACGAATGTTAAAGACGCTTATGATGGAACACTGGCCGTAACGGAAGCATTTTCTGAATACCGGGAATGCCTGTTCATTGTATCCACGCATATCATTGAAGTAGGGGAGGCGCTGAAGCAGATGGGAAACATACAGTTCGTATTCATGCCTACGATCATGGAAGGCGTACAGCCCCGCTATACTTACAAACTGGAACAGGGAATTACAGAAGACAGGCAGGGGATGCTGATCATACGGAACGAAGGGATACTGGAGATGCTGGAAAGTTGA
- a CDS encoding ABC transporter permease subunit, with the protein MKKTLTIAKTELRNLFYSPVAWFLTIAFMVQCAIFFTKPLQMISKYQDLAQRNNPLFKDFGQSLTKLLFLDKDGIFSNVLENLFLFVPLLTMGLISREVNTGTVKLLYSSPVKLRQIVFGKYIAIMLYNLLLLCVLGIFMIAGSASIVSADIGILLSSALGFYLLMCAYTAIGMFMSSLTNYQIVSAVASFTVVFVLSHIGGLWQRYDFIRDLTYFLSITGRTTKMLRGLVTTSDLVYFIVIVGMFLSFTLLKLKGARESKPWIVKAGRYITVLVVALLIGYITSRPGLIGYLDTTATKENTIHPKLQQILKDMGNEPVEVTLYANLLGDGIDLGLPEARNTYLWTLWEKYIRFKPNIKLKYEYYYDTAKGDSTMFRNFPGKNIDEIAKEMAGFYDISVSRFKKPGSFKDIPGMEDEMRRLVMVVRYKGRSAFLRTFPDTQFWPDQSNIAAVFTQLTTNEQSKVYYTTGNLERSIYKVGEREYQYHTISKINREALINLGFAVDSLSLETKDIPADASMLVLADPKVMLSGTVKDKIRKYVDAGGNMMLFAEPGKQQVLNPVLLQMGVKVMDGTLVEVTDYEMPHHTMPFYTKSAAGLADEQMFLYLRKNWDTVRMLMPGVAGITSSDSGSFTVQPVLINAGRNTWVKMGNLVTDSAAPVFNVQEGDYRMDEFTTAVSLTRKVNNREQRIFIAGDADFMSNLRGGGNQLVRAVYSWLDSNRYPVYAPAEPYKDTLLTISPDTAEVTKIIFVYVLPGMVLLTGIVLLVRRKRQ; encoded by the coding sequence ATGAAAAAAACGCTTACCATAGCGAAGACCGAACTTCGCAATCTCTTCTATTCTCCGGTGGCATGGTTCCTGACCATCGCATTCATGGTACAATGTGCTATCTTCTTTACAAAGCCACTGCAAATGATCTCAAAGTACCAGGACCTGGCGCAACGGAATAATCCACTGTTCAAGGATTTCGGGCAATCGCTCACAAAGTTGTTATTCCTGGATAAGGATGGGATCTTCTCCAATGTACTGGAAAATCTATTCCTCTTTGTTCCCTTGCTGACGATGGGGTTGATCAGTAGGGAAGTGAATACCGGAACGGTGAAGCTCCTTTATTCTTCACCTGTAAAGCTGCGTCAGATCGTATTCGGGAAATACATTGCCATCATGCTCTATAACCTGCTGCTGCTGTGCGTGCTGGGCATTTTCATGATTGCAGGAAGTGCAAGCATCGTTTCTGCGGATATTGGCATTCTGCTCTCTTCTGCACTTGGGTTCTATTTACTGATGTGCGCTTATACCGCCATCGGCATGTTCATGTCGAGCCTCACCAATTACCAGATAGTTTCGGCGGTTGCCAGTTTTACCGTTGTATTTGTGCTGAGTCATATCGGTGGTTTGTGGCAGCGGTATGATTTCATCCGGGACCTGACTTATTTCCTTTCAATTACCGGCAGAACTACAAAGATGCTCAGAGGACTGGTGACCACCAGTGACCTGGTATATTTTATCGTGATTGTTGGCATGTTCCTGTCGTTTACACTGCTCAAATTGAAAGGCGCCAGGGAATCTAAGCCCTGGATTGTGAAGGCAGGCAGGTATATAACTGTATTGGTGGTGGCGTTGCTGATCGGATATATTACTTCAAGGCCAGGTTTGATAGGTTACCTGGATACTACCGCCACCAAAGAAAATACTATCCATCCGAAACTGCAGCAGATACTGAAAGACATGGGAAACGAACCGGTGGAAGTGACCTTGTATGCCAATCTCCTGGGAGACGGAATTGACCTGGGTTTACCCGAAGCAAGGAATACCTATTTGTGGACGCTCTGGGAAAAATATATCCGCTTCAAACCAAATATCAAACTGAAGTATGAGTACTATTACGACACTGCAAAAGGTGATAGCACCATGTTCAGGAATTTTCCGGGAAAGAATATCGATGAGATCGCGAAGGAAATGGCAGGCTTTTACGATATCAGTGTAAGCAGGTTCAAAAAGCCCGGGTCTTTCAAAGATATTCCCGGCATGGAAGATGAAATGAGGAGGCTGGTGATGGTGGTAAGGTACAAGGGGCGTTCGGCCTTTCTCAGAACCTTTCCGGATACTCAGTTCTGGCCTGATCAAAGCAATATTGCTGCTGTGTTCACGCAATTGACAACAAATGAGCAGAGCAAAGTTTACTATACTACCGGCAACCTGGAGAGAAGTATCTATAAAGTTGGTGAGCGCGAATATCAATATCATACCATCAGCAAGATCAACCGTGAAGCCTTGATCAACCTGGGCTTCGCAGTGGATTCTCTTTCGCTGGAAACAAAAGATATTCCGGCAGATGCCAGCATGCTTGTGCTGGCAGATCCCAAAGTGATGCTTTCCGGTACCGTTAAGGATAAGATCAGGAAGTACGTGGATGCTGGTGGTAATATGATGTTGTTTGCCGAGCCTGGCAAACAGCAGGTGCTGAACCCGGTCCTGCTGCAGATGGGAGTAAAGGTTATGGATGGAACGCTGGTAGAGGTAACCGATTATGAAATGCCTCACCATACCATGCCTTTCTATACAAAATCTGCAGCCGGGTTGGCGGATGAACAAATGTTCCTGTACCTGCGGAAAAACTGGGATACTGTAAGAATGCTTATGCCCGGCGTTGCTGGCATTACAAGTAGCGATTCCGGTTCATTCACCGTACAACCGGTGCTGATAAATGCAGGAAGGAATACCTGGGTGAAAATGGGTAACCTGGTCACCGATTCTGCAGCACCAGTGTTCAATGTGCAGGAAGGTGATTACAGGATGGATGAATTCACCACTGCCGTATCGCTCACCAGGAAAGTGAACAACAGGGAGCAGCGCATCTTTATTGCCGGAGATGCCGACTTCATGAGTAATCTCCGCGGCGGTGGAAATCAACTGGTGCGGGCGGTTTACAGTTGGCTTGATTCCAACAGGTATCCCGTGTATGCTCCTGCCGAACCTTATAAAGACACTTTACTGACCATATCTCCCGACACTGCAGAAGTAACAAAGATCATTTTCGTGTATGTATTGCCGGGAATGGTATTGCTGACAGGGATTGTATTGCTCGTACGTCGTAAACGCCAATAA